A segment of the Candidatus Deferrimicrobiaceae bacterium genome:
GGTTTCTTCGGTGGCTTGGGCCGCGGAGTACCCCCGGCGCATCGCGATTGCGCCGTTTGCCGTCCTGGGACCCCAGGAGGAAATCCGGCAGACGGTCGACATCCTTCCCCGCCTCCTTTCTTCCCGCCTGATGGCGCTTGCGGGCGCCGAGGTTCTCCTGCTTTCCCCCGCAGACAAGCCTGCGGGGGATGCCGCGAAGAAAGCCGGACTGCCCCTGCTGCTGAACGGAACGGTCGCGAAGCTGGGGGCGGGATACAGCATCGACGTGACCGTGTCCGACCTTTCGACCGGGCAGACGGCCGGCGCCTTTTTCATTGCGGCCGCTACGGTGGACGAGATCATCCCTCGGCTGGGCGACCTGGCCTCCGACATCTCGGAGAAGATGTTCGGCGTGAAGACGGCGGTCAGGACCTCTCCGCCGCCCACGCCGGTTCCGCCTCCGGTTTCCCCTCCCGCGATTCCGGCCCCGGCCGGCGCCGCGGGAGCTCAGATTGCTGTTTTGCCTCCCGCACCGGCCTTGCCTTCCCCCCAGACTGCCGCCACCCCCTCTGCCGCACCCCCTCCCTCCAAAGCGGAATGGGTCCCCTCCTCTCTTAAAAAGGTCGCGGAGTCCGGCAGGATCGCCGACGAGCTCCACGGGGTCGTGTCCGGGGACGTGGATCCCGAGGGGAACGGCGAAGTCATCGCCTACGGCAGGAAAGGGATCCACCTGTACCGCGTGAACGGGTCGGAGATCATGCCGAAGGCCAGGATCACGGATGGAATACCGGGCCATATCCTGAACGTCGAGGCGGTCGATCTCGACGG
Coding sequences within it:
- a CDS encoding VCBS repeat-containing protein, with translation MFLLFAGLPAVSSVAWAAEYPRRIAIAPFAVLGPQEEIRQTVDILPRLLSSRLMALAGAEVLLLSPADKPAGDAAKKAGLPLLLNGTVAKLGAGYSIDVTVSDLSTGQTAGAFFIAAATVDEIIPRLGDLASDISEKMFGVKTAVRTSPPPTPVPPPVSPPAIPAPAGAAGAQIAVLPPAPALPSPQTAATPSAAPPPSKAEWVPSSLKKVAESGRIADELHGVVSGDVDPEGNGEVIAYGRKGIHLYRVNGSEIMPKARITDGIPGHILNVEAVDLDGDGEKEIVVTGIDGESLRSTVLKKKGETFGKVADRLPYHLVLLPDWQGKKVLAGQQQGGDFPFHGKLYAMVWDGKTLRMGEALPADTLLAPLSSGILGLTSARFGEEWKWIYTDKNDNLRVLAAGGVPEYKTDADYGWSGDSFEWGLYLPRQGKTRFYVRKAARVSPGPDGRPLILIPKAEQGPLSMEFSSKTTRLVLLRWDGGE